The Kiritimatiellia bacterium DNA window GTGTTCTCATTGAGAAACATCGTTATTCAGTTCATTTTGGGTTGGGTTGCGGGCATGGGCCGAATTGGGGGACGGCATATCAAGCGTTTTTCAGTTCGGCCAGCAGGCATTGAATAACGTCCGCGGCGGTGTAGGAGTCGCGCCCCGGTTTGATAAAGCGGGCAATCTGATCAACGTCGTTGCCGGCGGTTACCAGCGCCAGTTCCTTTTCATGTTTGGAACGGATCTGGCCGAGGCCGACCGTGGCCGGAAGGCAATTGCAGATGCAAATCCGGCCTTCTGTTTCTTTAATGTCGCCGCCTTTGCGGAGGAAGTCTTCCACCGGTTCGGCGGGACAACGATACCCAACGGCGCCATCCGGTTTGCGATAGAGGTGCCGCAGGTAACCCAGATCGCAGACGCGTTTCCGCGCCCGATACAAATCCTTGTCGGAAAGCGTGCCGTTCATCGGCACCACTTTGAAAGGGAATCCGGTGGGAGAAGCAAGCGGATCGGTGAAGGCATGCGCATTGCCGGCGCGGCAGAGGGCAATGGCCTGTTTTCTCAGTCCGGGAAAGATGCCGGATTCCTCACAAAAGGCGAAGGCGGTTCCGATTTGGACGCCGGCGGCGCCGAGCCGCAGAGCTTCGGCCAGTTTGCCGGGCTGTCCGTAAGAACCGGCCAGCCAGAACGGCAGGCCGAGCGCCTTGATCTTGTCCAGATCGGGCACATCGCGCGGGCCGTAGACCGGTTCGCCGCCGTTGCTCAGGTGCAGGGGGCCGCGGGGCGGGGCGTTATGTCCGCCGGCGGTTTCGCCTTCCACCACGAATCCGTCCACGCGGCCGTTGGATTTGCGGGCCAGAGTCATGGCCAAAGTTGCGGAAGAGACAATG harbors:
- a CDS encoding nitronate monooxygenase, producing the protein MTQPMIIQGGLGAAVSSWQLARVVSRLSQMGVVSGTALPGIISRRLQLGDLDGKLRHALQSFPIPEMARRVLEDYFIPGGKQPDAPFKLNAVPTLKPGRAFSELAVVSSFAEVFLAKEGHDGLVGINLLEKIQLLTLLTLFGAMLAGVDYVLMGAGIPRSIPGVLDHFSKGEAAAIKVDVEGALPGEEFLSTFDPKDFCAGNAPQLKRPLFLGIVSSATLAMTLARKSNGRVDGFVVEGETAGGHNAPPRGPLHLSNGGEPVYGPRDVPDLDKIKALGLPFWLAGSYGQPGKLAEALRLGAAGVQIGTAFAFCEESGIFPGLRKQAIALCRAGNAHAFTDPLASPTGFPFKVVPMNGTLSDKDLYRARKRVCDLGYLRHLYRKPDGAVGYRCPAEPVEDFLRKGGDIKETEGRICICNCLPATVGLGQIRSKHEKELALVTAGNDVDQIARFIKPGRDSYTAADVIQCLLAELKNA